One part of the Alosa alosa isolate M-15738 ecotype Scorff River chromosome 4, AALO_Geno_1.1, whole genome shotgun sequence genome encodes these proteins:
- the LOC125293217 gene encoding pepsin A-like encodes MMKWAFVLCALVAFSECFRVPLIKGKTARQALQEKGLWEEYRKKFPYQPMVKFQQQQNGAESMTNDADLSYYGVISLGTPPQSFGVIFDTGSSNLWVPSVYCNSAACNNHQKFNPQSSSTYQATQQSVQIAYGTGSMTGILGYDTLEVGGITVNNQIFGLSEIEDTFLEYMTWDGILGLAFPSLSASGATPVFDNMMSQGLVSQDLFSVYLTGDSESGSAVLFGEIDSSYYTGSLSWVPLSSETYWQIEMDSVTINGNIVACAGGCQAIVDTGTSLIVGPSSDISNMNSWFGATTNQIGDAAVSCDNIQSLPEVTFNINGQAFTLPASAYVSQESSSCTTGFGNGGTDQLWILGDVFIRQFYTVFDRQYNMVAFAPIA; translated from the exons ATGATGAAGTGGGCTTTTGTTCTTTGTGCCCTGGTGGctttctctgaatgttttcG ggtgCCCCTGATCAAGGGTAAGACAGCCCGGCAGGCACTGCAGGAAAAGGGTCTTTGGGAGGAGTACAGGAAAAAGTTCCCATACCAGCCCATGGTCAagttccagcagcagcagaatggCGCTGAGAGCATGACCAATGATGCCGAT CTGTCTTACTACGGTGTCATCTCCCTGGGAACTCCCCCCCAGTCCTTCGGAGTTATCTTTGACACTGGCTCCTCCAACCTGTGGGTGCCCTCTGTGTACTGCAACAGTGCCGCTTGCA ATAACCATCAGAAGTTCAACCCTCAGAGTTCCAGCACCTACCAAGCCACTCAACAGAGTGTTCAGATCGCGTACGGGACTGGCAGCATGACTGGAATTCTGGGTTACGATACCCTGGAG GTGGGTGGAATCACTGTGAACAATCAGATCTTTGGTCTGAGTGAAATCGAGGACACGTTCTTGGAGTACATGACGTGGGACGGTATCCTGGGTCTTgccttcccctctctttctgcctctggAGCCACCCCTGTCTTTGACAACATGATGAGTCAGGGTCTGGTCTCCCAGGACCTCTTCTCTGTCTATCTGACTGG GGACAGTGAGTCAGGCAGCGCGGTGCTGTTTGGTGAGATTGACTCTTCATACTACACCGGCAGCTTGAGCTGGGTTCCTCTGTCCTCCGAGACCTACTGGCAAATCGAGATGGACAG TGTCACCATCAATGGAAATATTGTCGCTTGTGCTGGTGGATGTCAGGCCATTGTTGACACTGGAACCTCCCTCATTGTTGGACCTTCCAGTGACATCAGCAACATGAATTCCTGGTTTGGTGCCACCACCAACCAAATTGGTGAT GCAGCGGTATCCTGTGATAACATCCAGAGCCTGCCCGAGGTCACCTTCAATATCAACGGACAGGCTTTCACTCTCCCAGCTTCTGCCTATGTGTCTCAG GAATCCAGCAGCTGTACCACTGGCTTTGGTAATGGAGGTACTGACCAGCTCTGGATCCTGGGTGATGTTTTCATCAGACAGTTTTACACTGTCTTTGACAGGCAGTACAATATGGTGGCTTTTGCCCCAATTGCATAA
- the LOC125293893 gene encoding pepsin A-5-like, which yields MSMMKWIFVLGALVAFSECLRVPLIRGKTPRQKLQEKGLWEEYRKKFPYQPMVKFQQQQNGAESMTNDADIDYYGIISLGTPPQSFRVIFDTGSSNLWVPSVYCTSSSACNNHRKFNPDVSSTFKSTTEPVQIQYGTGSMTGILGYETLEVGGITVNNQIFGLTETEGQFMQYMTWDGILGLAFPSISAAGATPVFDNMMSQGLVSQDLFSVYLSRESATETKPGSVVIFGEIDSQYYTGTFSWIPLTATTYWQIQMDSVTINGNVVGCAGGCQAIVDTGTSLLIGPYNDIQNINGWVGAYTNNYGDAVVSCGNILSMPEVVFHINGQALTLPASAYVSQGHNSCTTGFYNGGGTAWILGDVFIREFYTVFDRKLQMVGFAPAV from the exons ATGAGCATGATGAAGTGGATTTTTGTTCTTGGGGCCCTGGTGGCTTTCTCCGAGTGTTTACG ggtgCCGCTGATCAGGGGTAAGACACCCCGGCAGAAACTGCAGGAAAAGGGTCTTTGGGAGGAGTACAGGAAAAAGTTCCCATACCAGCCCATGGTCAagttccagcagcagcagaatggCGCTGAGAGCATGACCAATGATGCCGAT ATAGATTACTATGGCATAATCTCCCTGGGAACTCCCCCCCAGTCCTTCAGAGTTATCTTTGACACTGGCTCCTCCAACCTGTGGGTGCCCTCTGTGTACTGCACCAGCAGCTCCGCTTGCA ATAACCATCGGAAGTTCAACCCTGATGTTTCCAGCACTTTCAAGAGCACTACAGAGCCTGTCCAGATTCAGTATGGAACTGGCAGCATGACTGGAATTCTGGGTTACGAAACCCTGGAG GTGGGCGGAATCACTGTGAACAACCAGATCTTTGGCCTGACTGAAACTGAGGGTCAGTTCATGCAGTACATGACGTGGGACGGTATCCTGGGTCTTGCCTTCCCCTCCATTTCTGCGGCTGGAGCCACTCCCGTATTTGATAACATGATGAGTCAGGGCCTGGTCTCCCAGGACCTCTTCTCTGTATACCTCAGCAGAGAGTCTGCCAC GGAAACTAAACCGGGCAGCGTGGTGATATTTGGTGAGATTGACTCTCAGTACTACACCGGCACCTTCAGCTGGATTCCTCTGACTGCAACAACCTACTGGCAGATCCAGATGGACAG TGTCACCATCAATGGAAATGTTGTCGGTTGTGCTGGTGGATGTCAAGCCATTGTTGACACCGGAACCTCCCTCCTTATTGGACCTTACAATGACATTCAGAACATCAACGGTTGGGTGGGTGCCTACACCAACAACTATGGGGAT GCTGTTGTGTCGTGTGGAAACATCCTGAGCATGCCCGAGGTCGTCTTCCATATTAACGGACAAGCTTTGACTCTACCAGCGTCTGCCTATGTGTCTCAG gGACACAACAGCTGTACCACTGGTTTTTATAATGGAGGTGGCACAGCCTGGATCCTGGGTGACGTTTTCATCAGAGAGTTTTACACTGTCTTTGACAGGAAGTTACAAATGGTTGGTTTTGCTCCAGCTGTGTAA